In Dehalococcoidia bacterium, a genomic segment contains:
- a CDS encoding Lrp/AsnC family transcriptional regulator: MSEKTAKRPLDELDLMLMRELEVDARKSAKELAAKLGSSHTTVGRRLQALLDERIISFVTIADHKTLGYLSLVLLGINVRPGKADAVATKIASLNYSKMIGSTAGCYDLLASIVIGGLEDICGLVSNDLGAIKDITNVDSMIILDIFKNDWSCLTEKGHIIQRNPTKSFLDEFEKSLIRELELQPRETISELANKLGTNRTNVRKRLNSLLERGIIRIVSVTDLSALGYKIRITVRMKVDPSRIHDIVENLCASPNVTQVVMVTGMFELCMVAVFKDQEEVHDFIQNRLGRIPGVIRHETVLNLKTYKRGFGLPPLPG; this comes from the coding sequence ATGAGCGAGAAAACCGCAAAAAGACCTCTGGATGAATTGGATCTGATGCTAATGAGGGAACTGGAAGTTGACGCCAGAAAGAGTGCCAAGGAACTCGCGGCCAAGTTGGGATCGAGCCATACCACGGTGGGTCGGCGGTTACAAGCCCTCCTGGACGAGAGAATTATTTCATTCGTTACCATCGCTGATCACAAAACTCTGGGATACTTAAGTCTGGTATTGCTGGGAATAAATGTCCGCCCGGGCAAAGCGGATGCCGTAGCTACCAAGATAGCCTCCCTCAATTATTCCAAAATGATCGGGTCAACCGCCGGCTGTTATGATTTGCTGGCATCGATAGTGATCGGAGGCCTTGAAGATATATGCGGACTTGTCTCCAATGACTTAGGTGCCATTAAAGATATCACCAACGTCGACTCCATGATCATCCTCGATATTTTTAAAAACGATTGGTCGTGTCTGACGGAGAAGGGCCATATCATCCAGCGTAATCCCACCAAAAGCTTTCTGGACGAATTTGAAAAATCCTTGATCCGCGAATTGGAATTGCAGCCCAGGGAGACCATTTCTGAACTTGCCAATAAACTGGGAACAAACCGGACCAATGTACGCAAGAGGCTAAACTCCCTCCTGGAGAGGGGAATTATTCGAATCGTCAGTGTGACGGACCTCTCCGCACTGGGTTACAAAATACGGATAACCGTACGCATGAAAGTCGATCCTTCTCGGATTCATGACATTGTCGAAAACCTGTGTGCTTCTCCGAATGTGACGCAGGTCGTGATGGTCACCGGGATGTTTGAGCTGTGCATGGTAGCGGTATTCAAAGACCAGGAAGAGGTGCATGACTTCATCCAGAATAGACTGGGCCGAATTCCCGGAGTGATCAGGCATGAGACGGTGCTAAATCTGAAGACCTACAAGCGTGGTTTTGGGCTGCCGCCTCTGCCCGGATAA
- a CDS encoding MmgE/PrpD family protein, whose product MNEDSYAQRLSDFVEGTEFEDLPVEVVDYTKRIILDTLGCAIGGYTLNRSKLIVDVARELGGKPESSILVTGDRVSSSAAAFANADMANALDADDTFLNYTHFANVVLADALAVAERVGANGKDLILAVALGFDVAARISLSLTFAELAENGPRLKIGQVTGMGYITIGGAVAAGKLLALDRFKMADAIGIAGSICPSPAVGKLGRSPRWTSQKYAPYMIMGLSGTLAALLAAKGYHGDRTILDGDVGFWRFQGATSCASEFMANDLGSKWWILETSVKPYPNCRYTHPGLDIFLSLMEEQQLNSANIESVTVSVNPVLWIRAGVFICTRSRSSRY is encoded by the coding sequence ATGAACGAGGATTCATATGCCCAAAGACTTTCGGATTTCGTCGAAGGAACAGAGTTCGAAGATTTACCCGTCGAGGTTGTGGATTACACCAAGAGAATTATCCTCGACACGCTGGGATGTGCGATTGGCGGTTATACATTGAACAGGTCTAAACTCATTGTTGATGTTGCCAGAGAACTTGGAGGCAAGCCGGAGTCTAGCATACTGGTAACGGGTGACAGAGTCTCTTCCTCCGCGGCTGCATTCGCCAATGCAGACATGGCTAATGCCTTAGACGCTGATGACACGTTTCTAAACTACACGCATTTTGCCAATGTTGTGCTGGCTGATGCATTAGCCGTTGCCGAACGGGTCGGTGCTAATGGTAAGGACCTCATTCTGGCTGTGGCTCTAGGCTTTGACGTTGCTGCACGGATCAGCCTTTCGCTGACCTTCGCCGAATTGGCTGAGAATGGTCCTCGCTTGAAGATAGGACAGGTGACCGGCATGGGTTACATAACCATTGGGGGCGCTGTGGCAGCAGGGAAACTACTCGCACTGGACAGATTCAAAATGGCCGATGCAATAGGCATAGCAGGAAGTATTTGCCCGTCTCCTGCCGTAGGTAAGCTGGGAAGATCACCCAGATGGACAAGTCAAAAATACGCTCCCTATATGATCATGGGGCTTAGCGGAACGCTCGCCGCTTTGCTTGCTGCCAAAGGCTATCATGGGGATCGAACAATTCTCGACGGTGATGTCGGTTTCTGGCGCTTTCAAGGGGCGACGAGTTGTGCCTCAGAATTCATGGCTAACGATCTGGGCAGCAAATGGTGGATATTGGAGACCTCCGTGAAACCCTATCCAAATTGTCGGTACACTCACCCCGGCTTGGATATCTTCTTAAGTCTTATGGAGGAACAACAGCTGAACTCTGCGAACATCGAAAG